A single window of Paenibacillus sp. FSL H8-0537 DNA harbors:
- a CDS encoding HAMP domain-containing methyl-accepting chemotaxis protein yields the protein MQFIKRMSFFSKNLLLAFFNIVLIGSILIASGYIIQKDILIKQLRGQISAITQEWAQEMDPAKIQQAINEKSYEGATQLELKATLDLIHKYNPNIAQAYVFGTELTNGNQTSIIAMPTNLVEAFSSENMGVGTMYEQPAAMSTAIGEMLNIGVPTFTSFYSDDFGIWTTILYPIKDSSGNVFAFFAADVDASAVPNGLQTLLISGISIMLIFLVLIFLLQFFISRMTMKPIKELIKGIEEVSGGNLNVELETGVSDLGIVNHKFNIMIRRINDMMVKVRLTSNAVTDSAKSLYEFSEKNSKTVEEITENMREINVEIANQELSSSEAAKAMNEMSTVIQNIAHSSSSVAVEAGDMEHKSKEGNKVVGQVVEQMEQIEKFVVESSGAIQSLASRSQEIENIVSLIMGVATQTNLLALNAAIEAARVGEHGKGFAVVAGEVRKLAEQSNSSATQISTLIKEIQQEITTAVDALNLGTGQVRTGLQISSETGSLLDDILSATRSVTLQIQEVSSSTEQISAGTEELTATAENLSASAGITAANSAKISKSIAEQKESMNAIVESSTQLTQMSEELQELINHFQVRTS from the coding sequence ATGCAATTCATAAAACGAATGTCCTTTTTTTCTAAAAATTTGCTGCTTGCCTTCTTTAACATTGTATTAATTGGATCGATCTTAATTGCATCAGGCTACATCATTCAGAAGGATATTTTGATAAAGCAGCTTCGCGGACAAATTAGTGCAATTACACAGGAATGGGCACAGGAAATGGACCCTGCGAAAATCCAGCAAGCGATCAACGAGAAAAGCTACGAAGGCGCCACACAATTGGAATTGAAAGCAACACTGGACCTGATACATAAATATAATCCGAATATCGCGCAGGCTTATGTATTCGGAACAGAGCTGACGAATGGCAATCAAACGTCAATTATTGCTATGCCTACGAATCTGGTAGAAGCTTTCTCCAGCGAAAATATGGGCGTGGGCACGATGTATGAGCAGCCAGCGGCGATGTCTACCGCTATAGGGGAAATGCTGAATATAGGAGTACCTACATTCACCAGCTTTTACTCCGATGATTTTGGTATTTGGACGACAATTCTTTATCCGATTAAAGACAGCAGCGGCAATGTATTTGCTTTCTTCGCGGCGGATGTAGATGCGAGTGCTGTGCCTAACGGTCTGCAAACGCTGCTGATCAGCGGCATTTCGATCATGCTCATTTTCCTTGTGCTCATTTTCTTGCTTCAGTTCTTTATTTCACGTATGACAATGAAGCCGATTAAAGAGCTCATTAAAGGCATTGAGGAAGTGAGCGGAGGCAACTTGAATGTCGAGCTGGAAACGGGCGTCAGCGATCTAGGTATCGTCAATCATAAATTCAACATTATGATTCGCCGGATCAACGACATGATGGTCAAAGTGCGTCTAACGTCGAATGCTGTAACAGATTCTGCTAAATCCTTGTATGAGTTTTCAGAAAAGAACAGCAAGACGGTAGAAGAAATTACTGAAAACATGCGGGAAATCAACGTTGAAATTGCTAACCAGGAGCTGTCCTCCAGCGAAGCAGCCAAAGCGATGAACGAAATGTCAACCGTTATTCAAAACATTGCTCACAGCTCGTCGAGCGTAGCAGTTGAAGCTGGCGATATGGAACACAAATCGAAGGAAGGCAACAAGGTCGTTGGCCAAGTTGTTGAGCAAATGGAGCAGATTGAAAAGTTTGTGGTGGAGTCCTCCGGTGCGATTCAATCCCTTGCCAGCCGTTCACAGGAAATTGAAAACATCGTTTCGCTCATTATGGGAGTTGCGACGCAGACGAATCTTCTAGCGCTTAACGCAGCGATCGAAGCGGCTAGGGTCGGCGAACATGGCAAAGGTTTTGCAGTTGTAGCAGGCGAAGTTCGCAAGCTCGCTGAGCAGTCCAATAGCTCGGCAACTCAGATTTCCACATTGATTAAAGAAATCCAGCAGGAAATTACGACAGCTGTTGATGCATTGAATCTGGGGACAGGTCAAGTTCGTACGGGCTTGCAAATTTCCAGCGAGACGGGTTCGCTTCTGGACGATATTTTGTCCGCTACTCGCAGTGTAACGCTCCAAATTCAAGAAGTATCGAGCTCTACAGAGCAAATTTCTGCAGGTACGGAAGAGTTGACGGCTACGGCTGAAAATCTATCGGCTTCCGCAGGCATTACAGCAGCAAACAGTGCGAAAATTTCTAAATCGATTGCCGAGCAAAAAGAATCGATGAATGCCATTGTAGAATCGTCGACGCAATTGACACAAATGTCGGAAGAGCTGCAAGAGCTCATTAACCATTTCCAAGTCCGTACTTCTTAA
- a CDS encoding stalk domain-containing protein: MKSKKMVISAAVFGMVLTGSAGVYAGSNLEQIKAYLNNGLKIELNGSTYTPVDGNGAKQAPITYKGSTYLPVRSIADALNVPVTYDAGSNKVKIGSSSSTGGGGTNSNVYTGQRPKYLPADFPIPKDAKMKETVENNRDNKKSVYFVYETQNDLESLGVSYKAYFQMKELTDTSEDVSSTSLTMVGKKGEDLAVTITGAPDRDKDGYNEITVVWSGK; this comes from the coding sequence GTGAAAAGCAAAAAAATGGTCATTTCCGCAGCAGTATTCGGCATGGTGCTTACTGGCTCGGCAGGCGTATATGCAGGAAGCAATTTGGAGCAAATTAAAGCATATTTGAATAATGGCTTAAAAATCGAACTTAATGGCAGCACTTATACGCCAGTTGATGGCAATGGCGCCAAGCAGGCTCCAATTACTTATAAAGGCTCGACCTATTTGCCGGTGCGCTCGATTGCAGATGCCTTGAACGTGCCCGTTACTTACGATGCAGGGAGCAATAAAGTGAAAATTGGCAGCAGCAGTTCCACGGGAGGCGGCGGTACCAACAGCAATGTGTACACTGGCCAGCGCCCGAAATATTTGCCGGCAGATTTCCCGATTCCGAAAGATGCGAAAATGAAAGAAACGGTGGAAAACAACCGGGACAACAAAAAATCGGTGTACTTTGTCTATGAGACGCAAAATGATTTAGAATCGCTTGGCGTATCCTACAAAGCTTACTTCCAAATGAAAGAGCTGACGGATACTTCAGAGGATGTAAGCAGCACATCATTAACGATGGTCGGCAAAAAGGGTGAGGATTTAGCTGTAACGATTACCGGTGCTCCTGACCGGGACAAAGATGGCTATAACGAAATTACAGTGGTATGGTCAGGCAAGTGA
- a CDS encoding helix-turn-helix domain-containing protein, with protein MAYQHDGQASAFPPALKFLGLEYRFYDDCEENEEQGRGRAFVWLTAYTLLAVTQGQGTISINGVSHLATYGKCFLLAPNTAISVESEAFQPIRLYKLSFEIDAQDEELLVGSGEMVFEPFTLLEDMLLSLRGKPPRGKLEALQRHIRFQQLMLEVLKRQHKAEDELDARRAVERTISFMQHSYKEEISIGRLAQEVNISRWQYGEKFKALTGSTPTAYLAALRIERAKQLLLSQTSRVRDIAGRVGFGDEYYFSRRFKQMTGLTPTQYMQEFGRAPRIFSIQYIGELLALGIRPIAVNSAMFPVFEEELLRGVHSIEEPVDAEQIMRLNPDLILYPSFTKAALVDQLVKIAPMAHVSWQDDVYGRLRTMGELLGRQKEAEEWIAGYMEKAVLARERLGNCIRPGETASAFVYVDQTLYMYGTHHFGHTLYHGVGFEQPERLKALTERNKQLKWMPIQLEELPVYAGDRVFFSLAHTGIDEQQGRAILNNPIWNSLPAVRSGCAYVFDQVWGNYNPITLDKHLEEVIRLLEETGSCSTASGSSDAGF; from the coding sequence ATGGCATATCAGCATGATGGACAAGCTTCTGCGTTTCCTCCTGCCCTCAAATTCTTGGGGCTGGAGTATCGGTTCTATGACGACTGCGAGGAAAATGAAGAGCAGGGCAGGGGACGGGCCTTCGTCTGGCTGACCGCCTACACACTGCTGGCCGTCACGCAGGGGCAGGGCACCATTTCGATAAATGGGGTGAGCCATCTCGCCACTTACGGCAAATGCTTTTTGCTGGCCCCCAACACAGCGATCAGCGTCGAAAGCGAGGCTTTTCAGCCGATTCGATTATATAAGCTCTCTTTCGAGATAGATGCACAGGATGAGGAATTGCTTGTTGGAAGCGGCGAAATGGTTTTTGAGCCGTTTACATTATTGGAAGACATGCTGCTGTCGCTTCGTGGCAAGCCGCCCCGTGGAAAGCTGGAGGCGCTCCAACGCCATATTCGTTTTCAGCAGCTCATGCTGGAGGTTTTGAAGCGCCAGCACAAAGCGGAGGATGAGCTGGATGCTAGAAGGGCAGTGGAGCGGACGATTTCTTTTATGCAGCATTCGTACAAAGAGGAAATTTCTATTGGGCGTCTGGCGCAGGAAGTGAATATAAGCCGTTGGCAATATGGGGAAAAGTTCAAAGCGTTGACGGGCAGCACGCCAACCGCCTATTTGGCTGCACTGCGGATTGAGCGGGCGAAGCAGCTGTTGCTGAGTCAAACGTCCCGCGTTCGCGATATTGCCGGGCGGGTCGGCTTCGGAGATGAATATTATTTTAGCCGGCGCTTCAAGCAAATGACTGGGCTTACACCGACGCAATACATGCAGGAGTTCGGTCGCGCTCCGCGTATATTTTCGATTCAATATATTGGGGAGCTGCTGGCGCTAGGCATTCGTCCGATTGCGGTGAACAGCGCGATGTTTCCTGTTTTTGAAGAAGAGCTGCTGCGCGGTGTTCATAGTATTGAGGAGCCTGTTGATGCAGAGCAAATTATGCGGCTCAATCCCGATTTGATTTTATATCCCAGTTTTACAAAGGCGGCGCTCGTCGATCAACTGGTGAAAATTGCGCCTATGGCGCACGTGAGCTGGCAGGATGATGTGTATGGACGGCTGCGTACGATGGGTGAGCTGCTGGGCAGACAAAAGGAGGCTGAGGAGTGGATTGCTGGCTATATGGAGAAGGCTGTGCTGGCACGCGAGCGGCTAGGGAATTGCATCCGGCCGGGCGAGACGGCTTCGGCGTTCGTTTATGTGGATCAGACGCTGTATATGTATGGGACGCATCATTTTGGGCATACGCTCTATCATGGGGTCGGCTTTGAGCAGCCGGAGCGATTGAAAGCACTGACGGAGCGGAATAAGCAGCTGAAATGGATGCCGATACAGCTGGAGGAGCTGCCCGTTTATGCAGGTGACCGGGTATTTTTTTCGCTTGCCCATACCGGGATCGATGAGCAGCAAGGAAGGGCGATTTTGAACAATCCAATATGGAACAGCCTGCCCGCCGTCCGCAGCGGCTGCGCCTATGTCTTCGATCAAGTATGGGGGAATTACAATCCGATTACGCTGGATAAGCATTTGGAGGAAGTCATAAGGCTGCTTGAAGAAACGGGCTCATGCAGCACCGCATCTGGTTCCTCAGATGCAGGCTTCTAG
- a CDS encoding ABC transporter substrate-binding protein, whose translation MFVSFASASKRLFTVSAVALLMLLLAACGSNAGNKVDGASSAQSTRAASTEAAAAQPAATEEQAAVRIYKDVMGREVELPSNPQRIVAHYYASEMVALGFPMVGTNFLNAKAVLGEEKLQGIADVSGEGVSTNLEKVLALEPDLIIVPNFLDAVEFEELSKIAPTVVMDYSGDIFSRLRTLSEIVGKPEQAEDWIKKYEAKSEEKRELLKPVVAAGGTASAFVVHIDGKLYIYGQQRLGPTMYDALGFKAPEKVAELFKDSKDLWKEISLEALPDLAGDHIFLILQDDNEDAVKGTEEIMNGPVWKNIPAVKNGHAYVVGKRWSFNDPLTLDWLLDEMTYELLAKQ comes from the coding sequence ATGTTTGTTTCATTTGCATCAGCTTCAAAACGATTGTTTACTGTGAGCGCAGTAGCTTTGCTTATGCTGCTGCTTGCAGCCTGCGGCTCGAACGCAGGCAATAAAGTGGACGGCGCGAGCTCGGCACAGTCAACGAGAGCAGCATCAACTGAGGCTGCAGCTGCACAACCAGCCGCGACGGAAGAGCAGGCGGCAGTCCGCATCTATAAGGATGTAATGGGCAGAGAGGTAGAGCTGCCAAGCAATCCGCAGCGAATTGTAGCGCATTATTATGCTTCCGAGATGGTGGCGTTAGGTTTTCCAATGGTGGGTACGAACTTCTTGAATGCAAAAGCGGTACTCGGTGAGGAGAAGCTGCAAGGTATTGCAGACGTTAGCGGTGAGGGTGTATCGACGAATTTGGAGAAGGTGCTGGCCCTGGAGCCTGATCTTATTATCGTGCCAAACTTTCTGGATGCGGTGGAGTTTGAGGAATTGTCCAAAATCGCTCCTACGGTAGTCATGGATTACAGCGGCGATATTTTCAGCCGTCTGCGTACCTTGAGCGAAATTGTCGGCAAGCCGGAGCAGGCTGAGGATTGGATTAAAAAGTATGAGGCCAAAAGCGAAGAGAAGCGCGAGCTGCTGAAGCCCGTTGTCGCGGCGGGCGGTACCGCCTCTGCATTTGTCGTGCATATCGATGGCAAGCTTTATATTTATGGGCAGCAGCGTCTTGGGCCAACGATGTATGATGCCCTCGGATTTAAAGCCCCGGAGAAAGTGGCTGAACTGTTCAAGGACAGCAAGGACCTGTGGAAGGAAATCTCGCTGGAGGCGCTGCCCGATCTTGCTGGCGATCATATTTTCCTGATTTTGCAGGATGACAACGAGGATGCCGTGAAGGGGACGGAAGAAATAATGAATGGACCAGTATGGAAAAACATCCCTGCAGTGAAAAATGGCCATGCCTACGTCGTTGGCAAACGCTGGTCGTTCAACGATCCGCTTACCCTCGATTGGCTGCTGGATGAAATGACGTATGAGCTGCTAGCAAAGCAATAA
- a CDS encoding AI-2E family transporter: MEAMRTFFAHSVVRRILFIMLVVLLFYSLHNMLNLLLLLFLVTFVMGRLEGFVTKKLSKLFPISPVLVTVVLYILLVTGLVFGISNYLPKMINQVVDMINNITRFLDTSQDNQIVGVLVDALEKVDYQKYLGNAVDYIMKLGKWLEIILFVILLSFFYLLQKNKVNQFTEKFRYSKISWAYREFHYFGSKFASSFGKVIEVQLLIALFNTALTMIGLWILGFPYLIALTIMVFLLSLIPVAGVIISFIPIGIIGYQIGGLPMVLWAIGIILFIHAVETYFLNPRLYAHKTKLPMFYTFIILIFSQHYMGIWGLIIGIPIFMFLMDVLDVEKPENAELDKKPL; encoded by the coding sequence ATGGAAGCGATGCGCACATTTTTTGCCCATTCTGTTGTGAGAAGAATATTGTTTATTATGTTGGTTGTGCTGTTATTCTACAGCCTACACAATATGCTTAATTTACTGCTGCTGCTCTTTCTTGTAACGTTCGTTATGGGACGGCTTGAAGGATTTGTAACGAAAAAGCTTAGCAAGCTGTTTCCTATATCGCCCGTCTTGGTGACGGTTGTGTTGTACATATTGCTGGTGACCGGACTAGTTTTCGGGATATCAAATTATTTGCCTAAGATGATCAATCAAGTCGTGGATATGATTAATAATATTACGAGGTTTTTAGACACCTCTCAAGACAACCAGATTGTCGGAGTGCTGGTCGATGCCTTGGAGAAGGTGGACTACCAGAAGTATTTGGGCAATGCTGTTGATTATATTATGAAGCTGGGAAAATGGTTGGAAATTATTTTGTTCGTTATTCTGCTCAGCTTTTTCTACCTTTTACAAAAAAACAAGGTCAACCAGTTTACTGAGAAATTCCGTTATAGCAAAATTTCCTGGGCTTATCGGGAGTTTCATTATTTCGGCAGTAAATTTGCTTCTTCCTTCGGCAAGGTGATAGAGGTTCAACTGCTGATAGCCCTGTTTAATACAGCGCTGACGATGATTGGCCTCTGGATACTCGGTTTCCCTTATTTAATCGCGCTGACGATTATGGTATTCCTGCTCAGCCTGATTCCGGTGGCAGGCGTGATCATTTCGTTCATCCCGATTGGTATTATCGGCTACCAGATTGGCGGGCTGCCGATGGTATTGTGGGCGATCGGCATTATTTTGTTCATTCATGCAGTGGAGACGTATTTCTTGAATCCAAGGCTGTATGCACATAAAACAAAGCTTCCGATGTTTTACACCTTTATTATCCTCATCTTCTCCCAGCATTATATGGGCATATGGGGACTCATAATCGGTATCCCTATCTTCATGTTCCTTATGGATGTGCTGGATGTGGAGAAGCCGGAGAATGCAGAGCTTGACAAAAAACCACTGTAA
- a CDS encoding SDR family oxidoreductase: MTTMKLKDKVVFITDADSGSGRALFRLFAEQGAHFILNSMSGGAHINEELKRASTLGLHVFVSAADLCSSSGLHAVLEQATLKLGRVDVLIHNNDLMKPTSIEYGEEDLFLDLLNTNAKSAFICTKVIGQQMADGGAGSIIFVSSIHAQKPTGSSFAYSASKGAVSMLAKEAALVLGRSGVTVNTIELGPIVGDDERFASELSTLYEDYAHKVPNAVLGSYDDLAQLSLFLASGEARYVNGADIRLDGGFLQHYMDFKMKRPPLLDSQGG, translated from the coding sequence ATGACTACGATGAAGCTTAAAGATAAAGTCGTCTTTATTACCGATGCGGACAGCGGATCTGGAAGAGCGCTTTTTCGCCTTTTTGCCGAGCAGGGCGCGCATTTTATTTTAAATAGCATGTCTGGTGGGGCCCATATTAACGAGGAGCTTAAGCGGGCCAGCACCTTGGGGCTCCATGTCTTCGTGAGCGCTGCAGATCTTTGCAGCAGCAGTGGCCTGCATGCGGTGCTAGAGCAAGCAACGCTCAAACTTGGCCGAGTAGATGTGCTTATTCATAATAATGATCTCATGAAACCAACCTCTATTGAATATGGCGAGGAGGATTTGTTTCTGGATCTATTGAATACGAATGCTAAATCCGCTTTTATATGTACAAAGGTAATCGGCCAGCAAATGGCTGATGGTGGGGCAGGGTCGATTATCTTCGTCTCCTCGATTCATGCGCAGAAGCCTACGGGCTCCTCCTTCGCCTACAGCGCGTCCAAAGGCGCGGTCAGCATGCTGGCGAAAGAAGCGGCTCTCGTACTTGGGCGCAGCGGCGTAACCGTCAATACGATTGAGCTGGGACCAATCGTAGGCGATGATGAACGGTTCGCGAGTGAGCTATCTACGCTATATGAGGATTACGCGCACAAAGTGCCAAATGCAGTACTCGGCAGCTATGATGATTTGGCTCAGCTTTCGCTGTTCTTAGCCTCTGGCGAGGCGCGATACGTAAATGGCGCGGACATTCGATTGGATGGCGGATTTTTGCAGCATTATATGGATTTCAAAATGAAGCGGCCCCCACTACTGGACAGTCAAGGAGGATGA
- a CDS encoding SDR family oxidoreductase produces the protein MDLTGKVALVTGAGTGIGQGVAVQLAQCGAKVVIHYNRSDAGAKETLAQIQAAGGEAVIAQADVASKAEIERLMKQAAHAFPPSESGGTIDILVNNAALQLNYGLFDHDETSFDRMMNINLKGYWQCMQAAIPYMINNAAGGRIILISSVHSKRPTDFDAVYSMTKGGIRMLGREAAIELAKYGITVNTIEPGQINVGVQSARESRPIGPAASDTDGAKPVRPKRDIRKKFPLGRVGKPLDVARLVCFIASDESEFMTGSAIRLDGGSMLL, from the coding sequence ATGGACCTGACAGGCAAGGTGGCCCTCGTAACGGGTGCCGGAACAGGTATCGGCCAAGGTGTTGCCGTCCAGCTCGCACAATGTGGCGCGAAAGTCGTCATTCATTATAATCGCAGCGATGCCGGAGCGAAAGAAACACTAGCGCAAATTCAGGCAGCCGGTGGAGAGGCAGTTATAGCGCAAGCCGATGTTGCCAGCAAAGCAGAAATCGAACGTTTGATGAAGCAAGCCGCACATGCCTTTCCTCCATCGGAGTCTGGAGGCACAATCGATATTTTAGTCAACAATGCCGCGTTGCAGCTTAATTATGGGCTGTTTGACCATGATGAAACGTCCTTTGACCGCATGATGAACATTAATTTGAAGGGTTATTGGCAGTGTATGCAAGCAGCTATTCCTTATATGATAAATAACGCTGCTGGAGGCCGCATCATTCTTATCTCCTCGGTTCACAGCAAGCGTCCAACCGATTTCGACGCCGTTTATTCCATGACCAAGGGCGGTATCCGCATGCTGGGGCGGGAAGCGGCGATCGAGCTGGCTAAGTATGGCATTACCGTTAATACAATAGAGCCTGGGCAAATCAACGTTGGCGTGCAGTCTGCAAGAGAATCTCGGCCCATTGGACCTGCTGCCTCAGACACGGACGGAGCAAAGCCCGTACGCCCAAAGCGGGATATCCGCAAAAAGTTTCCGCTCGGACGCGTCGGCAAGCCGCTTGATGTCGCTCGGCTCGTCTGCTTTATCGCATCTGATGAAAGCGAGTTTATGACCGGCTCCGCCATCCGATTGGACGGGGGCAGCATGCTGCTGTAG
- a CDS encoding mandelate racemase/muconate lactonizing enzyme family protein yields MINKETYEETLAHVRTSSNPTQLRITDIRFTDIVGGPFHSSLIKVFTNQGLIGFGEVRDGADKVYAQMLKARLLGENPCHVDKLFRRIKQFGGHARQGGGVSGLEIALWDLAGKAYGVPVYQMLGGRFRDRIRMYCDTEVVGKDTGKAMGEALKKRMDEGFTFLKMDLGIGQIIHEPGTLSAPLGFLEEMREKSRNRYNQNFDGMSDEQLREITNRHYDIYNIAHPFTAIQVTEKGLDLLEQYVADVRSVIGYQVPLAIDHFGHIGLESCIKLGRRVEKFNLAWMEDMLPWQYTEQYAKLARAVATPICTGEDIYLKENFKPLLEAGGVSVIHPDVLTTGGILETKKIGDMAQDYGAAMAIHMAESPIACLAAAHVAAATENFLALEYHSCEVPWWDDIIISSKLPNKLVQDGFITISDAPGLGIDDLNDEVLAEHLHPDIPGIWESTDSWNKLLSNDRLWS; encoded by the coding sequence GTGATTAATAAAGAAACGTATGAGGAAACGCTAGCCCATGTGCGAACAAGCTCCAATCCGACACAGCTTCGCATTACCGATATCCGGTTTACTGACATTGTAGGCGGACCTTTCCACAGCAGCCTCATTAAAGTATTTACAAATCAGGGACTGATCGGGTTTGGCGAAGTTCGTGACGGAGCCGATAAGGTGTATGCACAAATGCTGAAGGCACGGCTGCTGGGTGAAAACCCTTGCCATGTCGATAAGCTGTTCCGCCGCATCAAGCAGTTTGGCGGCCACGCCCGTCAAGGCGGCGGGGTAAGCGGACTTGAAATTGCCCTATGGGATTTGGCCGGAAAAGCGTATGGCGTTCCCGTCTATCAAATGTTAGGGGGACGCTTTCGCGACCGCATACGCATGTACTGCGACACGGAAGTCGTGGGCAAAGACACCGGTAAAGCAATGGGCGAAGCCTTGAAGAAGCGTATGGACGAAGGCTTTACTTTTCTAAAAATGGATCTCGGTATTGGCCAAATCATCCATGAACCGGGCACCTTAAGCGCGCCGCTCGGCTTTCTCGAGGAAATGCGGGAAAAATCGCGCAACCGCTACAATCAAAATTTTGACGGCATGTCAGATGAACAGCTTCGCGAAATAACGAACCGCCATTATGATATTTATAATATTGCTCACCCGTTTACCGCCATTCAGGTGACTGAAAAAGGGCTCGATCTGCTTGAGCAATATGTAGCCGATGTCCGTTCCGTTATCGGCTATCAAGTGCCGCTCGCTATTGACCACTTTGGACATATCGGGCTGGAAAGCTGCATCAAGCTTGGCCGCCGCGTCGAGAAGTTCAACCTCGCTTGGATGGAGGATATGCTCCCGTGGCAGTATACCGAGCAATACGCTAAGCTTGCACGGGCAGTGGCCACGCCGATCTGTACAGGCGAGGACATCTATTTGAAGGAAAACTTCAAGCCTTTGCTGGAAGCGGGCGGCGTATCCGTCATTCATCCGGATGTGCTGACGACCGGGGGGATTTTGGAGACGAAAAAAATCGGTGATATGGCTCAGGATTACGGGGCGGCGATGGCCATCCATATGGCGGAGAGCCCGATTGCCTGCTTGGCCGCCGCGCATGTTGCAGCCGCAACGGAAAATTTCCTCGCCCTCGAATACCATTCCTGCGAGGTGCCTTGGTGGGATGATATTATAATTAGCAGCAAGCTGCCAAACAAGCTGGTGCAGGATGGCTTCATTACGATCAGCGATGCGCCTGGACTTGGCATTGATGATTTGAATGACGAGGTGCTTGCCGAGCACCTGCATCCCGATATTCCCGGCATCTGGGAGTCTACCGACTCGTGGAACAAGCTGCTGTCGAACGACCGTTTGTGGAGCTAG
- a CDS encoding aldose epimerase — MTANQAGYEVTSYTDTYQIFELKEHATNSRVLICPERGGIVIGCQLQGQELLYLDRDTFIDPAANIRGGIPVLFPICGQVRNGAYEWDGVRYNMRNHGVARQASWNVEGQSAENGASLTLSLESSAQTQAAYPFNFKLTFTYRLKDGKLDIEQAYSNLSETSMPVHAGFHPYFAIAEKNLTYRSDAQQALDYNDNQVKPFSGPLDLNGLVESVALLDATTPEISFPFGDQQIKLSYSEVFGTTVIWSVEGKPFVCVEPWTAPNEALNDKKGLVMVEPGKALEASITIALEA, encoded by the coding sequence ATGACTGCAAACCAAGCAGGCTATGAAGTAACCAGCTATACCGATACGTATCAGATCTTTGAGCTAAAGGAACACGCAACAAATTCCCGCGTCCTCATCTGCCCTGAACGCGGCGGCATCGTAATTGGCTGCCAACTGCAAGGCCAAGAGCTGCTGTACCTCGATCGCGATACCTTTATTGATCCGGCTGCCAACATTCGCGGCGGCATTCCGGTTTTGTTTCCGATTTGCGGGCAAGTGCGAAACGGTGCCTACGAATGGGATGGCGTAAGATATAATATGCGCAATCATGGCGTAGCCCGCCAAGCTTCATGGAACGTTGAAGGGCAGTCTGCTGAAAATGGAGCCTCGCTTACGCTTTCTCTGGAAAGCAGCGCACAGACACAGGCTGCGTATCCGTTCAACTTTAAGCTGACTTTCACCTATCGCTTGAAGGACGGCAAACTGGACATTGAGCAAGCATACAGCAACTTGTCCGAGACTAGCATGCCTGTACATGCCGGCTTCCATCCTTATTTTGCAATTGCCGAAAAAAATCTAACTTATCGCTCTGACGCGCAGCAAGCGCTAGATTACAATGACAATCAGGTGAAGCCGTTTTCAGGCCCGCTGGATTTGAACGGTCTCGTTGAATCTGTCGCTTTGCTGGATGCTACGACACCGGAAATTTCATTTCCGTTTGGAGATCAGCAAATTAAGCTAAGCTACAGCGAAGTATTCGGAACAACCGTCATTTGGTCGGTAGAAGGCAAGCCTTTTGTATGCGTAGAGCCTTGGACTGCTCCGAATGAAGCGCTGAACGACAAAAAAGGGCTTGTAATGGTCGAGCCAGGCAAAGCTTTGGAGGCCAGCATTACGATAGCGTTGGAGGCTTAA